The genomic stretch GGGCGATCTTGATGCCGCCCGCGACCACCGTTGCCTCGACCTCACCTGCGCTCTCGATCGCCTGGAACGCCGCAATCATGCCGATGACGGTTCCCAGGAAGCCGAGCAGCGGTGCGACGTTCGAAACGGTAGCCAGCCAGACCAGCCCGCTCTCGAGACCCGCCATTTCGATCAGGCCGACATTCTCGATTGCCTTCATAACGCGCTCGGAGCCCTCGTCGTGACGCTCGAGGCCCGCGGCCAGGATCCGGCCGGCGGGCGTGTTCGAGTCGCGCGACAGCGCCAGCGCCTCGTTGATCTTGCGCTGCGCGATCAGCTCGTCGACCTCATTCAGGAACCGGCGCGTGCGCATGGACTTGCCGCTCAGGTCGATCAGCTTCCAGACGATGATGATGAGGCCGGCGACCGCGCAGAGAGCGAGCGGCCACATCATGAAGCCGCCGTCCCTCCAGAGCTGTGCAACCTGCTCCGTGAACGAGAGGTCCTGAACCTCAACACCGGGAAGCTGCAGGAGAGCGTACGAGATGGCGGTCAGACTTCCCAAAGTTACCTCCGTTGCGGTGGAGCTGCGCCCATCGAAAAAAGGGCGTGAAGAGCTTTGTATTCAGGGAAAAGAACCCGCCGAAGTTAGACACCCCCTCCTGGGGTGTCAAGATCGGGCCCGCCCTGGTCTTCCAGGCCGCCGGGTGGCCGTCCTCCGGCCGAACCCACCTCGCGGACGAACGCCGGTTCCTTGATGCAGGCGGCGAAGTGGAGGTGCTTTTTCTCGGCGAGAGGCGGCACGATCTGAGCGCAGTCGGCGTCCTTGAGCGGGTGCTGGCAGCGCGGGTGGAACGGGCACCCGGAGGGCGGATCCGAGGGGCTGGGGATATCGCCCCTGAGCACGATCCGCTCCCGCTTTGCGCCCGGCTCCGGCACCGGCACGGCGGAGAGGAGAGCGCGCGTGTAGGGGTGCTTCGGGTCCGTGATGACGCTCTGCGAGTCGCCCATCTCGACGATTCGTCCGAGATACATGACGGCGATCCGATCGCTGACATGCTCGACAACGCTCAGGTCGTGCGCGATGAAGAGGTAGGCCAGCCCCAGCCGGTGCTGGAGCGACTCCAGCAGGTTGAGCACCTGGGCCTGCACGGAGACGTCGAGAGCGGACACAGGCTCGTCGCAGACGATGAAATCGGGCTCGACGGAAAGGGCACGTGCGATGCCGATGCGCTGCCGCTGGCCGCCGCTGAACTCGTGCGGATACCGGTCTGCGTGCGATGGCGACAGCCCCACCGTCTCGAGGAGCTCGCGGACGCGTGCCTCCGCTGCCTTTCCCTTTGCCAGCTTGTGTACGCTCAGCACCTCGCGGATCGTGTCGCCCACGGTCATGCGCGGGTTGAGCGATGCGAACGGGTCCTGGAACACGATCTGGGCACGGCGACGGATGCTGCGCAGCTCGTCGCGCTCCATCTCGAACACGTTACGCCCATCGAACAGCGCACGTCCCTCGGTCGGTTCGATCAGGCGCAGGAGCGTGCGACCCGTAGTGGTCTTGCCCGACCCCGACTCGCCCACCAGTCCGAGCGTCTCGCTGCGTCCCAGCCAGAACGTGACGCCATCGACGGCCCGCACGGCACCCCGCTCGCGGCCGAAGAAGCCGCCGCGAATGGGGAAGTGC from Longimicrobiales bacterium encodes the following:
- a CDS encoding MotA/TolQ/ExbB proton channel family protein; the protein is MGSLTAISYALLQLPGVEVQDLSFTEQVAQLWRDGGFMMWPLALCAVAGLIIIVWKLIDLSGKSMRTRRFLNEVDELIAQRKINEALALSRDSNTPAGRILAAGLERHDEGSERVMKAIENVGLIEMAGLESGLVWLATVSNVAPLLGFLGTVIGMIAAFQAIESAGEVEATVVAGGIKIALITTATGLAIAIPINIAHNYFVTRVDRLVLDMEESAQKMVDALHDRGRVA
- a CDS encoding ABC transporter ATP-binding protein, translating into MTEALAVSAEAATELPPAKGDSDLRGLTPEDIEAPADTLLEVRGLRKHFPIRGGFFGRERGAVRAVDGVTFWLGRSETLGLVGESGSGKTTTGRTLLRLIEPTEGRALFDGRNVFEMERDELRSIRRRAQIVFQDPFASLNPRMTVGDTIREVLSVHKLAKGKAAEARVRELLETVGLSPSHADRYPHEFSGGQRQRIGIARALSVEPDFIVCDEPVSALDVSVQAQVLNLLESLQHRLGLAYLFIAHDLSVVEHVSDRIAVMYLGRIVEMGDSQSVITDPKHPYTRALLSAVPVPEPGAKRERIVLRGDIPSPSDPPSGCPFHPRCQHPLKDADCAQIVPPLAEKKHLHFAACIKEPAFVREVGSAGGRPPGGLEDQGGPDLDTPGGGV